In Pelosinus sp. UFO1, one genomic interval encodes:
- a CDS encoding efflux RND transporter periplasmic adaptor subunit — MKKGIIRIGVISGLLVSLVVSGCSRTATTKEDVPLVRWESVKINSSAQNANYPGEVRGRYETQLAFQVSGKIIKRNVDLGSRVNPGDVLMEIDAKDIAQTVNISSAQVSSAESQLQLAGANLERYRTLFEQGAISRAQLDQYQSTYEVAQAAVRQSSAQYTQGTNQLGYSTLVADSGGIISSINAETGQVVSAGQAVITLVKEGEREIEINVPENRVDEIRNAKQIQVTFWALQNVAAQGQVREISPIADKVSRTYKVRISLLNPPPGINLGMTANVNIAGNGGQQGTYIPLSAVIQTGGTPNVWIITNETVTLRPIKVGVFGDNKVQVLEGLQDGDIIVTAGVQKLHDGQKVRI, encoded by the coding sequence GTGAAGAAAGGTATTATTCGCATCGGCGTTATTTCGGGCTTACTTGTATCCTTAGTAGTATCCGGTTGTTCAAGGACAGCCACAACAAAGGAAGACGTACCTCTTGTGCGCTGGGAAAGTGTAAAAATTAATAGTTCTGCGCAAAATGCAAACTATCCTGGTGAAGTGCGTGGGCGTTATGAAACCCAGTTGGCTTTTCAAGTCAGTGGCAAAATAATAAAAAGGAATGTTGATCTTGGCAGTCGTGTCAATCCAGGAGATGTACTGATGGAAATCGATGCGAAGGATATTGCACAAACCGTCAATATTTCTTCAGCACAAGTTTCTTCCGCTGAGTCTCAATTGCAGTTAGCCGGGGCCAATTTGGAACGATATCGTACTTTATTTGAACAAGGAGCGATTAGTCGGGCTCAATTGGATCAATATCAAAGCACCTATGAAGTCGCCCAGGCAGCTGTGCGCCAGTCCTCCGCCCAATATACCCAAGGCACTAATCAACTTGGCTACAGCACATTAGTTGCCGACAGTGGCGGTATTATCTCCAGCATTAATGCGGAAACCGGACAGGTAGTAAGCGCTGGTCAGGCAGTAATTACCCTTGTAAAAGAGGGAGAACGAGAAATCGAAATTAATGTTCCTGAAAATCGTGTTGATGAAATTCGTAATGCGAAACAGATTCAGGTTACTTTTTGGGCATTACAGAATGTAGCAGCCCAAGGGCAAGTTAGAGAAATTTCCCCAATCGCTGATAAAGTATCTCGGACTTATAAAGTACGTATTAGCTTACTCAATCCGCCTCCTGGCATCAATTTAGGTATGACTGCCAATGTTAACATTGCTGGAAACGGTGGTCAACAAGGCACTTATATTCCTCTTTCTGCTGTTATTCAAACAGGGGGTACGCCTAATGTTTGGATCATTACCAATGAGACAGTAACATTACGCCCTATCAAAGTAGGGGTTTTTGGTGATAACAAGGTTCAAGTATTAGAAGGCCTTCAGGATGGGGATATCATTGTTACCGCAGGGGTGCAAAAACTACATGATGGACAGAAGGTGCGTATATGA